Below is a genomic region from Silurus meridionalis isolate SWU-2019-XX chromosome 10, ASM1480568v1, whole genome shotgun sequence.
aggtgggagaaagggggatggtagcaaaactatcatcattgctggagaacgcctctcaccccctgtaaCCGTTTCATCGGTGAGCAGCTCCTTCTGtaacagactgttacatcctaagtgtctgaaggagcattacaggtcttttctccctgctgttatcagactttacaatcaaagctgctcccagtaaaCCAGTCACCAtgatacacactgttattattatatactatagtatgtctctattcttttatatatttgcatttattttttctttgctgctgtaacagagaaatgtCCCCAcagtgggacgaataaaggtatatcttatcttatatattatatataagatAAGTGTCCATACCACAGACTGACACCAAGTGGCGCTGTAACGTCTGTGAGCTGctgaaactgttcctgtgtagAAGAAGAGACAGAACATGCAGGAATGTAGGAGAACGTTCCTGCTCGTTCTGGTTTCTCTGTGATCTACATGTTTTGTAGAAACCCTGCTGATGGAACAGGACACCGGAACAGGAACAGATTGATGTGGATATACAGAGAGCAGTGAAGGTTCGAGGTGTTTCCAGGTGGATATTGAGACAGTACCATGTCGGTGCACTTTGAGGAGAGGAGCGGGGTGGTTCCGTGTAAAACTCCATGGGGTTCCTGGTACCAGACCATGGAGGAGGTGTTTATAGAGGTTAATGTTCCTACTGGAACATCCAGCAAAGACATCAGGTGCAGCCTCGGCAGCAAACACGTAGAGCTCAACGTGAAAGGACAGGAGATCTTCAAGGTGAGGTtcactgtttttattcacaacagcACGTGGTGTATCTAGAGGAACTTTATAAGAGAGAGAACTTCACAACAGTGCTGAAAATACTGCTGGTCCTAGACTGGTTTTAGGGTGTTGGCCAGTTTGCCATCTTACCTGACCAGCTAAAAACCATCTCAAGTGTCCAAGCTCCTTTAAAACCATCAATAACACGAGTTACAACCAACCTGTGTGTACAAACTTCTATAAAACCTTCAAATAAAACCAACTAGAACCAACCTGATCTGCTCGAACCAACCTGTAGGTGTCCATTCTCCACTAAACCCATCAATAAGACCAGGTAGAACCAACCTGATCTGCTAGAAGGAACCTGTGAGTGTCCAGAACCTTCTGAAAACCTAAAATAAGACCAGGTACAACCAACCTAATCTGCTAGAACCTCCCTCTAGGTGTCCATTCTCCCTAAAACCATCAATAAGACCAGGTAGAACCAACCTGATCTGCTAGAACCAACCTCCAGGTGTCCAAGCTCCTCTAAAACCGAAATGCAAGCAGCTGGAACTGACCTGATCTATTAGAACCCACATGTAAGTATCCAAAATCTTGAACCACCAAATAAGACCAGCTTGAACCAACCTGTGAGTGTTCAGAACCCTCTTAAACCTCAAATGAGTCCAGCTAGAACCATCCTGGTCTATGAGAACCCACCTGTAGGTGTCCAAGCTCTTCTAACACAATCAATAAGACCAGCTGAAAccaaattgtggaaaaaaaacccccacatcAAATAAGACCAAATAGAATCAACAATCAAGTGTCGTAACCCCCTCTAAAACCAGAATGCCAGAACCAACCTCACCAGCTAGGATCTTCTCACCAGATCCATCTTGTAAGTAACCAAAACCCCTATACCTGTGACAAAATAGAACCAGCCTGTAGGTGTTTAGGAAAACCATCCAAAACCATTACAGACCAACAAGAAATTTTTGATTTTCAAAACCATGAGCATCTTTTCCACACAGAGGAACCTGAGACCTTGGAATTGTTTATGGATTGCTGAGGAACACACAGAGGAACCTTGAAGATTCACTCGATATCATTTCAGTTCCATAAATTTGTCATATGTGacttgtgcaattttttttccaccacaggGAAAGTTGTTCTCATCGACGGTGGGTGATGAAGCAACATGGACACTgggtgaggtttttttttcttcttccactgAAGAAACTACTGAGGTCTGAAAGCGCACATGTTGATCCAGTCTGGTTCTTACCCAAGTCCTCCTTTAATATCTCACAGAGGACAAAAAGCTGATCAGGATCGTCCTGATGAAGACAAACCGCGAGGCGGGGAACTGCTGGACTTCGCTGTTGGAGGAGCAGTACGCCGCTGACCCGTGGCTGCAGGACCAGATGCAGAGGAAACTCACTTTGGAGAGATTTCAGAGAGAGGTGGAGTCACCCAGATCTTTAATTTACCTCAcccttattaaaataaatcctcTATATCTAGATGCTATGAAGAGATGACACATGAAAGTCAAATCTCTGAAAAATACACCTTAGATAGATTTTTAGACATTTCACAGGCTTAAAGGAACAGGAACTACTTTGGTGTTTCAAAGTTAAATGTATCTATAGattgactgatttttttttgttgttggaaaGGAAGGAGGTAGGTAGAGAGTAGGTAGTTAGGTttgagagatggatggatggatggacaggtaGGTACGTAGTTGGGTGGCTGGGTAGGTATGTTCGTAGTTGGTGGGCAGGTGGATGGGCAGTTAGGATTTAGGTAAGTGGGTAGGTAGGTCAGTGAGTGGGCAGATAGGAGGTAAGTGGGTAGGTAGGTCAGTGAGTGGGCAGGTGGATGGGCAGTTAGGATTTAGGTAGGTGGGTAAGTCAGTGAGTGGGCAGATAGGTGGTAAGTGGGAAGGTGAATGTAGGTCAGTGAGTGGGCAGAGATGAGGTAAGTGGGTAGGGTGTCATGGTCTTGTAACTAAACCCAAAAATCTAATTGTGACGTTTGTCAGCTCATTAGCCAATCAAAATGCAACAACTCTCATAGTAGCTTTTGATTCAACAGCTTTCATTATTAGTGATGTACAGTGCACTTTGATCATTCATCCCCAGATCAAAAAATGGAAATTAACACATTTGTAATAA
It encodes:
- the nudcd2 gene encoding nudC domain-containing protein 2, yielding MSVHFEERSGVVPCKTPWGSWYQTMEEVFIEVNVPTGTSSKDIRCSLGSKHVELNVKGQEIFKGKLFSSTVGDEATWTLEDKKLIRIVLMKTNREAGNCWTSLLEEQYAADPWLQDQMQRKLTLERFQRENPGFDFSGAEISGNFHGGGPDFSSLQK